The nucleotide sequence caaagatctctccataaggatggtttttatactctacttccacaatctgctggcagtacaaaagaataagcggcagatctacttaggctgtgtcatgctggtttgcttccaagaccatgcataccatgggaatatttcagcatttctgccctggttttcagtgtattacaccaaaacacccacctgatgacatcatttcaagagcaacagcagcaatttgcagaattcagcttctttggggaactgagaacttgctgagctgacaccaagtcctgctgggtccctgtcacccgcagagtgcccgcatcctcaccacggtagcgggcattgtgacaaaggttctatgtcagttgggtgtggcagccgagcgccccctagaggaaagggagcctttcagccccgggcctgtcactgcctgctgtcccccctgtcagcagcgaggcctctgaaaagtttccaaaacatcccctgtagtggcagagccccccctgttccagggggatggggttgtcgccagcctggctgagaggtgaagccagagacaaaagaaactaaagtagccccattagaaggtaataatgagtgagcaatcgccggacacatgtgtgcagagcgcgtggacagcacatgcagcctatcatgttattgtataacacgagttacaaccaatcacgttgttgtaaggcgcgtggacagggcagctttgctataaagctagcccggtccgacaataaagcgaactctgtgaacatcatattggtgtgtcaggttccgtggctcgcatggataaagcaacactttggtgaccccgacgtgatacttcgtatcgaagcaagatcgcgggaagtgaagacgcgaggacgccacctgggggcgacaccagcccagctctcaatcgtagcggaaagtaggcctacgaagaagccggtggcatgggaaacacggcatccgtggaagaaaaaataatagtgagaagtattctgcagctggctgcaagaacaggaagaattttggaaaaagacgcagtggagcgccttttactattcgcccagcgtaagggctgtgttcgttcgatggacgaatttttttctcccggtacatgggaggacatagggaccgaactatgggaagcggttacaagggggagccgcgaggcttgcgatctcgccggaccctggcatgaggtcaggcagctaatgcaggaagtctcagaggagccggagctgtgtgccgtcccctcggagccgcccgccgcgagctgcccaccctccgagaactccgaagaatcaacaccgctggtatgtcccgtatcagatctggagttctggggcggagagcaaattataccctctgcgcccgttgagccattgcctggctccgacaacgaatggcagcaaccggcaagtttcaacaagccaggacaagttaatccagccgacgtgcctttgccggaggacccgatggaacaccaggacggagcaccgcagaatcgccctgacttccaggaggagacccacgtgcagagcctgaaggacttactgagacggcaggagagccagatg is from Patagioenas fasciata isolate bPatFas1 chromosome 3, bPatFas1.hap1, whole genome shotgun sequence and encodes:
- the LOC139827694 gene encoding uncharacterized protein — protein: MDEFFSPGTWEDIGTELWEAVTRGSREACDLAGPWHEVRQLMQEVSEEPELCAVPSEPPAASCPPSENSEESTPLVCPVSDLEFWGGEQIIPSAPVEPLPGSDNEWQQPASFNKPGQVNPADVPLPEDPMEHQDGAPQNRPDFQEETHVQSLKDLLRRQESQMQEVLEAMKRLDGGNHKNSWIPAKWVRPWLANREETHCSDDNP